From Acidipropionibacterium acidipropionici, one genomic window encodes:
- a CDS encoding ATP-binding cassette domain-containing protein codes for MLEVTDLAVWYPTRGVAVTELSFSASDGQILLLTGRNGCGTSTALAAIAADLPAGSRRQGTVTLDGVDVSGAHPDDLNGVIATVGDADPARSLRIGDLLHLDRAAPRHATAIPPEQIAAELGLDAHLDDRVADATRSLRARAMLAAGLTAGPRLLLADQPLAPMESPWRDVAARLLRAHADAGMTIVWAEHHLTHALAVADQVMELVRPGDHLPGRRTAERTGPAEPAWQWRPRTVPWTPLQQVATALGIAGPGADDVDHLHRALEPLLGAGRRRPPAHRDTGQLTLALNDHDKLLVRDDQMLRLACATGEQAATVYDEFTLANAFTLAPTQPNRTLADICRVQDRRAGLPKGSTWATIQDAWPHLRARDVLARHSSGEQALITALLDLRAGTTVPLLDVGQSLDGWTRDRLIDQIAAEQRAGRTVVWITTDAEELPEAERVVVTDGEQISADGRATAIADRLPYPPRLAAACAPRRIMTAAEAIAGAEIATTRTEEAS; via the coding sequence ATGCTTGAGGTCACCGATCTGGCCGTGTGGTATCCGACCCGCGGCGTCGCAGTCACCGAACTCAGCTTCAGCGCCTCCGACGGCCAGATCCTGCTGCTCACCGGACGCAACGGCTGCGGCACCAGCACGGCCCTGGCGGCCATCGCCGCCGACCTGCCCGCCGGATCCCGGCGCCAGGGGACGGTCACCCTCGACGGCGTCGACGTCTCCGGCGCCCACCCCGACGACCTGAACGGCGTCATCGCCACCGTCGGGGACGCCGACCCGGCCCGATCCCTGCGGATCGGCGACCTGCTCCACCTGGACAGGGCCGCGCCCCGCCACGCGACGGCGATCCCGCCCGAACAGATCGCCGCCGAGCTCGGCCTGGATGCCCACCTCGACGACCGGGTCGCCGACGCCACCCGATCGCTGCGGGCCCGCGCCATGCTGGCGGCCGGCCTGACCGCCGGGCCCCGCCTGCTGCTGGCCGACCAGCCCCTGGCCCCCATGGAGAGCCCCTGGCGGGACGTCGCCGCTCGACTGCTGCGCGCTCACGCCGACGCCGGGATGACCATCGTGTGGGCCGAGCACCACCTCACCCACGCCCTGGCCGTCGCCGACCAGGTGATGGAACTCGTCCGCCCCGGCGACCACCTTCCCGGCCGCCGCACCGCCGAACGCACCGGCCCAGCGGAACCAGCCTGGCAGTGGCGCCCCCGCACCGTCCCCTGGACACCCCTCCAGCAGGTCGCCACCGCCCTGGGAATCGCAGGACCCGGCGCCGACGACGTCGACCACCTCCACCGGGCGCTGGAGCCCCTCCTGGGGGCGGGACGCCGCCGGCCCCCCGCTCACCGCGATACCGGGCAGCTCACCCTGGCCCTCAACGACCACGACAAGCTCCTGGTGCGCGACGACCAGATGCTGCGGCTCGCCTGCGCCACCGGCGAGCAGGCCGCCACCGTCTACGACGAGTTCACCCTCGCCAACGCCTTCACTCTGGCCCCCACCCAGCCCAACCGCACCCTGGCCGACATCTGCCGCGTCCAGGACCGGCGCGCCGGACTGCCCAAGGGCAGCACCTGGGCCACAATCCAGGACGCCTGGCCCCACCTGCGGGCCCGCGACGTGCTGGCCCGCCACTCGTCGGGAGAACAGGCCCTGATCACCGCGCTGCTCGACCTGCGAGCCGGTACCACCGTCCCCCTCCTGGACGTCGGCCAGAGCCTCGACGGCTGGACCCGCGACCGATTGATTGATCAGATCGCCGCCGAGCAGCGCGCCGGGCGCACCGTGGTGTGGATCACCACCGACGCCGAGGAGCTGCCGGAGGCCGAACGGGTCGTCGTCACCGACGGGGAGCAGATCAGCGCCGACGGGCGGGCCACCGCCATCGCCGACCGGCTGCCCTACCCGCCACGGCTGGCCGCCGCCTGCGCCCCCCGGCGCATCATGACCGCCGCCGAGGCCATCGCCGGGGCCGAAATCGCTACCACTCGTACAGAGGAGGCCTCGTGA
- a CDS encoding DUF58 domain-containing protein, which translates to MALLTKIKANLTIATRRKVPGLLEGQYASTVTGRSLDFSDLREYAIGDDVKDFDWKATARHVTPLVKRYVADRKRTVLLTVCAGAEMAGLANPAETKAEVAIMAAGLMGYLGTRHGDYVGLQVTGGDEVTVQRPSTREIELERMLQTVQARCEAGEPTGDLKTLLEFTVATVRRRSILVLVIDDVALDPPVEALLRRLAAQHEIFVIVVPDLDPTGQEPELLHDVVGNAEIPAFLRNDPELAAQLADADAARREERARLFTGLGISHEVIGSTEDAIPGIFRLLGRTRHAIRG; encoded by the coding sequence ATGGCACTGCTGACGAAGATCAAGGCGAATCTGACCATCGCGACCCGGCGCAAGGTGCCCGGGCTGCTCGAGGGCCAGTACGCCTCCACCGTCACCGGGCGCAGCCTCGATTTCTCCGACCTGCGCGAGTACGCGATCGGCGACGACGTCAAGGATTTCGACTGGAAGGCCACGGCCCGCCACGTCACCCCCCTGGTGAAGCGCTACGTCGCCGACCGCAAGCGCACCGTCCTGCTGACGGTGTGCGCCGGGGCCGAGATGGCCGGCCTGGCCAACCCGGCCGAGACGAAGGCAGAGGTGGCCATCATGGCGGCCGGGCTGATGGGATACCTGGGCACCCGGCACGGCGACTACGTCGGCCTGCAGGTCACCGGCGGCGACGAGGTCACCGTCCAGCGGCCCTCCACCCGCGAGATCGAGCTGGAGCGGATGCTCCAGACCGTCCAGGCCCGCTGCGAGGCCGGCGAGCCCACCGGCGACCTCAAGACCCTGCTGGAATTCACCGTCGCCACCGTGCGCCGCCGCTCCATCCTGGTGCTGGTGATCGACGACGTCGCCCTCGATCCCCCGGTCGAGGCCCTGCTGAGACGGCTGGCCGCCCAGCACGAGATCTTCGTCATCGTGGTGCCCGATCTGGACCCCACCGGCCAGGAGCCCGAGCTGCTCCACGACGTCGTCGGCAACGCCGAGATACCCGCTTTCCTGCGCAATGATCCCGAACTGGCGGCGCAGCTGGCCGACGCCGATGCCGCCCGCCGCGAGGAGCGGGCCCGGCTGTTCACCGGTCTGGGGATCTCCCACGAGGTGATCGGCTCCACCGAGGATGCGATACCGGGGATCTTCCGGCTGCTGGGAAGGACCCGTCATGCGATTCGCGGCTGA
- a CDS encoding vWA domain-containing protein yields MNAFPNWYLLGAAVLLVAVTAGVLLGTRNDAHVAARTRRKRWRHLGIALVLVAVAVRPTIGNVSTTTYTSGADVVIMIDRTASMGAVDYDGGKTRMDGVRADVTALVKSLEGSRFAVVVFDNNARVALPYTTDGTAVVSLVDALDWRTSEYGNGSDISQGRDTAAKLLAQSQRSDPELSRYLYYFGDGEQTRRAAPGSFEPLRQYLTGSTVYGYGTDTGARMLTAPGSKDYVVKDGAPAVSHMGEQNLNAMAQQLQGGYQHRLKPGGLDAHVDHPTLIPVVHRDPRGFETYWIFALIAAGLLVWELWDDVAYHRRARKEWR; encoded by the coding sequence ATGAACGCCTTCCCGAACTGGTACCTGCTCGGCGCCGCCGTGCTGCTGGTGGCCGTGACCGCCGGCGTCCTGCTGGGCACCCGCAACGACGCACATGTGGCCGCACGCACCCGCCGCAAGCGCTGGCGCCACCTGGGCATCGCCCTGGTGCTGGTGGCGGTGGCCGTGCGCCCGACCATCGGCAATGTGTCGACCACCACCTACACCTCGGGGGCCGACGTCGTCATCATGATCGACCGCACCGCCTCCATGGGCGCCGTCGACTACGACGGCGGCAAGACCCGGATGGACGGGGTGCGCGCCGACGTCACCGCCCTGGTGAAATCCCTTGAGGGCTCCCGGTTCGCCGTCGTCGTCTTCGACAACAACGCCCGGGTGGCCCTGCCCTACACCACCGACGGGACGGCCGTCGTCTCCCTGGTCGACGCCCTGGACTGGCGCACCTCCGAGTACGGCAACGGCTCGGACATCTCCCAGGGCCGGGACACCGCCGCCAAGCTCCTCGCCCAGTCGCAGAGATCCGACCCCGAGCTGAGCCGCTACCTCTACTACTTCGGGGACGGGGAGCAGACCCGGCGGGCCGCCCCGGGATCCTTCGAGCCGCTGCGCCAGTACCTCACCGGATCCACCGTCTACGGCTACGGCACCGATACGGGTGCACGGATGCTCACCGCGCCGGGAAGCAAGGACTACGTCGTCAAGGACGGGGCGCCGGCCGTCTCCCACATGGGGGAGCAGAACCTCAACGCCATGGCCCAGCAGCTGCAGGGCGGCTACCAGCATCGTCTGAAGCCGGGCGGTCTGGACGCCCACGTCGACCATCCGACCCTCATCCCGGTGGTCCACCGCGACCCGCGAGGCTTCGAGACCTACTGGATCTTCGCGCTCATCGCGGCCGGCCTGCTGGTCTGGGAGCTGTGGGACGACGTCGCCTACCACCGGCGGGCCCGGAAGGAGTGGAGATGA
- a CDS encoding thrombospondin type 3 repeat-containing protein — translation MEGGAPLTGDGDEVPDGQDNCPADPNPGQDDFDGDGIGDVCDPDPGWTLRGQDTTATSGPTKENHDNHR, via the coding sequence GTGGAGGGGGGTGCGCCATTGACCGGTGATGGGGATGAGGTGCCTGACGGGCAGGACAACTGCCCGGCGGATCCGAATCCCGGCCAGGACGACTTTGACGGCGACGGGATCGGCGATGTGTGCGACCCCGATCCCGGCTGGACCCTCCGCGGCCAGGACACCACCGCCACCAGCGGGCCCACCAAGGAGAATCATGACAACCACAGGTGA
- a CDS encoding vWA domain-containing protein: MGLKYWWLGLAVALVMAAVAVIRHVQAGRGNPAPAGAPVAHTDRIKKLPRYQHLAKIQLRWLMVEAISLGLACLGVVVVVARPAWVGVDSREMRNRDVMLCLDVSGSMSQTDAAVISSYQDLVGRLHGERIGFTVFDSAAATVFPLTDDYAFISDQLAATLKAMRTNQTTPVLEATRVGNRGASLIGDGLTSCLQGFDRMNESRSRTVVLATDNDLSGTPLFTLNEAVDRAKKSHILVYGVTPSWADSADRTDFTTQLARSGGKVLALNTADPDTNLAISHGIETSQRKALLTMPTARSFDQPWPGAALMLLGLAGMVLAAWRTRS; the protein is encoded by the coding sequence ATGGGACTGAAGTACTGGTGGCTCGGGCTGGCGGTGGCCCTCGTGATGGCCGCCGTCGCCGTCATACGGCACGTGCAGGCCGGCCGCGGCAACCCGGCCCCCGCCGGCGCCCCGGTGGCCCACACCGACCGCATCAAGAAGCTGCCCAGATATCAGCACCTGGCCAAGATCCAGCTGCGCTGGCTGATGGTGGAGGCCATCAGTCTCGGCCTGGCCTGCCTGGGGGTCGTCGTCGTGGTGGCCCGGCCCGCATGGGTGGGGGTCGACTCCCGCGAGATGCGCAACCGCGACGTCATGCTCTGCCTCGACGTCTCCGGATCCATGAGCCAGACCGACGCCGCCGTCATCAGCAGCTACCAGGATCTGGTCGGGCGGCTGCACGGCGAACGGATCGGCTTCACCGTCTTCGACTCCGCCGCCGCCACCGTCTTCCCGCTCACCGACGACTACGCCTTCATCTCCGACCAGCTCGCCGCGACCCTCAAGGCGATGCGCACCAACCAGACCACACCGGTGCTGGAGGCCACCCGGGTGGGCAACCGCGGCGCCTCCCTCATCGGCGACGGGCTGACCTCCTGCCTGCAGGGATTCGACCGGATGAACGAGTCCCGCTCTCGCACCGTCGTGCTCGCCACCGACAACGACCTGTCGGGCACCCCGCTGTTCACCCTCAACGAGGCCGTCGACCGGGCGAAGAAGAGCCACATCCTGGTCTACGGCGTCACCCCCTCCTGGGCCGACTCCGCCGACCGCACCGACTTCACCACCCAGCTGGCGCGAAGCGGCGGGAAGGTGCTGGCGCTGAACACCGCCGACCCCGACACCAACCTGGCCATCAGCCACGGCATCGAGACCAGCCAGCGCAAGGCCCTGCTCACCATGCCCACCGCCCGGTCCTTCGACCAGCCCTGGCCCGGGGCCGCGCTCATGCTGCTGGGCCTGGCCGGCATGGTGCTCGCCGCGTGGAGGACCAGATCATGA
- a CDS encoding transposase family protein yields the protein MHYQTTTGLDDESMIELVARIHQILTGRGIELTRHRLGLYRQVELVLILLRQDMVQMRAADLYRISQPSVSRIWRRILPLLDEVLIMTGISLQQAVAQGEPILIDGTFIPTGNRPASGQGAANYSGKHHVGCLSIQVAGTLAGDLIATSAPVAGSRHDSAAIRMCGWQDILEGSGATWIADTATTAITPIKKTPGRDRLEWEKQFNHDVSSLRAAIEHIIGGLKNWKILSKGYRGRLAELPQIIKIVTRLELYRIGW from the coding sequence ATGCACTACCAGACTACTACAGGACTCGACGACGAGTCCATGATCGAACTCGTCGCCAGAATCCACCAGATCCTCACCGGACGCGGCATCGAGCTGACACGCCACCGGCTCGGCCTCTACCGCCAGGTCGAACTCGTGCTCATCCTCCTGCGCCAGGACATGGTCCAGATGCGCGCCGCAGACCTGTACCGCATCTCCCAGCCCTCGGTCTCGCGGATCTGGCGGCGCATCCTCCCCCTGCTCGACGAGGTCCTCATCATGACCGGCATCAGTCTCCAACAGGCCGTCGCCCAGGGCGAACCGATCCTGATCGACGGAACATTCATCCCCACCGGGAACCGCCCCGCCTCCGGCCAGGGTGCCGCGAACTACTCCGGAAAGCACCACGTCGGGTGCCTGTCGATCCAGGTCGCCGGCACCCTGGCCGGTGACCTCATCGCCACCTCCGCCCCGGTGGCCGGATCCCGTCACGACTCCGCCGCGATCCGGATGTGCGGCTGGCAGGACATCCTGGAGGGCTCCGGGGCCACCTGGATCGCCGACACCGCCACCACCGCGATCACACCGATCAAGAAGACACCCGGACGCGACCGCCTCGAGTGGGAGAAGCAGTTCAATCACGACGTCTCCAGCCTCCGGGCCGCCATCGAACACATCATCGGAGGACTCAAGAACTGGAAGATCCTCTCAAAAGGATACCGGGGCCGCCTCGCCGAACTCCCACAAATCATCAAAATCGTCACACGACTCGAACTCTACAGAATCGGCTGGTAA
- a CDS encoding AAA family ATPase, with the protein MTDERPPITTAELERARELTGRISDAVASKLVGQESLRRSLLVTLLAGGHILLESVPGLAKTLAASTLASAVDGSFARVQCTPDLLPSDIIGTQVYSPQTGAFSTQLGPVHVNFVLLDEINRSSAKTQSAMLEAMQERQTSIGGKTYPLPDPFMVMATQNPIEEEGTYVLPQAQMDRFLLKEVMTYPTPAEELEVVNRIESGVLDEHAGLAVDRSTTLDDVGQLQRLARRVRVDESIKKYIIDIVNVTRDPGTYLGTDQARYIEYGASPRAVISFLLAARAAALLAGRDHVVPEDVKDFRHSVLRHRMILTFEAVAERVRAEDLIDAVFDVVTAP; encoded by the coding sequence ATGACCGACGAACGCCCACCCATCACCACCGCCGAACTCGAGCGGGCGCGCGAACTCACCGGGCGGATCAGCGACGCCGTCGCCAGCAAGCTGGTGGGCCAGGAGTCCCTGCGCCGCAGCCTGCTGGTGACCCTGCTGGCAGGGGGCCATATCCTGCTGGAATCGGTGCCCGGCCTGGCCAAGACCTTGGCCGCCTCCACCCTGGCCTCGGCCGTCGACGGCTCCTTCGCCCGCGTCCAGTGCACCCCCGACCTGCTGCCCTCCGACATCATCGGCACCCAGGTGTACAGCCCCCAGACCGGGGCTTTCAGCACCCAGCTGGGCCCCGTCCACGTCAACTTCGTGCTCCTCGACGAGATCAACCGGTCCTCGGCCAAAACCCAGTCGGCGATGCTGGAGGCGATGCAGGAGCGCCAGACCTCGATCGGCGGCAAGACCTATCCGCTGCCCGACCCGTTCATGGTGATGGCCACCCAGAACCCCATCGAGGAGGAGGGCACCTACGTCCTGCCCCAGGCCCAGATGGACCGCTTCCTGCTCAAGGAGGTGATGACCTACCCCACCCCCGCCGAGGAGCTGGAGGTCGTCAACCGCATCGAGTCCGGCGTCCTGGACGAGCACGCCGGCCTGGCCGTCGACCGCAGCACCACCCTGGACGACGTCGGTCAGCTGCAGCGGCTGGCCAGGCGGGTGCGGGTGGACGAGTCGATCAAGAAGTACATCATCGACATCGTCAACGTCACTCGCGACCCCGGCACCTACCTGGGCACCGATCAGGCCCGCTACATCGAGTACGGCGCCTCCCCGCGAGCCGTCATCTCCTTCCTGCTGGCCGCGCGAGCCGCCGCCCTGCTGGCCGGCCGCGACCACGTCGTCCCCGAGGACGTCAAGGACTTCCGCCACTCGGTGCTGCGTCACCGCATGATCCTCACCTTCGAGGCCGTCGCCGAGAGGGTGCGCGCCGAGGACCTCATCGACGCCGTCTTCGACGTCGTCACCGCACCGTGA